Genomic segment of Edaphobacter bradus:
GAACCATTGTAGGGAGACAGCATGCGGCAGCAGCATTTTGAAGCGAAGAACGAAGCAATCCGCGAAAAGTTTCTGGCTCTGAAGAAAAGCTCACCGGAGCGTTTCAAGACGAGGCTAAATCTTTCCTGGAGCAACTGGGGATTCGGACGCGAAAGTCTTGCCGACTCAGCCAAACGCCTCGAGAAGGCGGGGATGTCGTTCATCGAGCTCCATGGTAACCACTACGGTCCCGATTTAGGCTACAAGGTCGATGAGACACTCGAGATTCTCGGCGACCATGGACTCAAGGTCTCAGGAGTCTGTGGCATGTTCTTCTCTGACAATGATCTCTCAAGCAACCGAGCGGTATCTCGGCAGGCGGCAGTAGATTACCTGCGCCGCGAACTACCTTTCACGCAGGCTGTCGGTGGATCCTACTTGCTCGTGGTCCCGGGCGCAGTAGGGCGTCCGAAGCCATACGATGACGTGGAACAGGACCGGTCAGTTGAGACACTACAATTATGCGCCCCGTGGTTTACGCAGTTCGGCGTAAAAGCTGCAATCGAACCCATTCGGGCCGCCGAAGTTAGCTTCGTCCATACCATTCAGGATGCGAAAGACTATATCTGCGAAGTGAATAGCCCAGGCGTGGCCCACATCAATGGCGACGTTTACCATATGCAATCGGAAGAGAGCCACATCGGCGAAGCACTGCTGGCTGCGGGGGATATGCTACTGAACTTGCACTTTGCAGACAGCAACCGCTCCGCGTTGGGAGAGGGTTCGCTCGATGTTGCCACTATTATTCGTACCCTCTATGTCATTGGCCACAACCAGCCGGGCCGCTACGTGACCTTCGAACCGCTTGGACCTGGTGGCGATCCCTATCCGGCAATGCATGGACGCCCTGACCAGGCAGAGCTCGATGCATTAGTATTCAACAGCATTCGCTACTTCCGCGACTGTGAAGAGCTCGTCCTGTCCGAATAACTCATTTTTTTGCAAGGCCTTCGTGGTTATCAAGATTGTCTGGAGTGTTCCGTAGATGAAGACTTACTGCCTTGCCTTGGATCTGAAAGACGACCCTGCGCTCATCGCCGAGTACATCTGGTACCACCAGCCAGCCGTCATCTGGCCAGAGGTCGTCGACAACATCAAAGGGCAGGGCATTCTGAGCGAAGAAATATTTCTCCTCGGCACACGCCTCGTCATGGTCCTGCGCACAACTGACAACTTCTCTCTTGAAGAGAAAGCAGCTATCGATCGCGTAAACGCCAAAATGCAGGCATGGGAAGAGCTGATGTGGAAGTATCAGCAGCCCCTTTCCCAAGCCAAGCCCGGCGAAAAATGGATCTTGATGGAGAAAATTTTCGAAGTGTAACTCAAAGATTGGATGCATTATCAGCATGCCGGAAGCAGAGGACATCGGCGTTCACGGAGAGGTCGGATGGCGATTGTAGCTGGAGTAGACTACGGAACATTAAGTGTGCGTGTCACTCTCCTCGACAGTATCCGCGGAAAGCTCAGTACGGCTTCGGCGGAATATCCCTTGCACCGCAAGCGCGAAGATCCGAACTATGCTACTCAATCGCATGCCGACCACATGAACGCGCTGGTCGCGGCGATGCGCAAAGCAATTGGGGAAGCAGTTATCGATGGCGCTTCAGTACAGGCGCTCGCCATTGATACAACGGGTTCGAGCGTCATCTGCGTCGATAAAAATCTGCAACCGCTCGATGATTACTACCTTTGGTGCGACCATCGCGCCAAGCAGGAAGCACACGAGATTACTGCCCTCGCGCACTCGGAAAATCTCGAAGCGATTGCATGGTGCGGAGGAACGTATTCGCATGAATGGGGATTTGCCAAGCTCTTGCATTGGTTTCGGAACAATCCGGAGAAAAGAGCCCGTTTCGCCACTGCATTGGAACATTGCGACATGGTTGCCGCAACACTATGCGGCATTCGCGACCCTCGCGCAATCAAGCGAAGTGTGTGTGCAATGGGCCACAAGTGGCTCTGGAGTAGCAAGTGGGGTGGCCTGCCGCCCCAGAGCTTTCTCTCTAAGCTCGATCCGCTCTTCGATGGGATACGTGACAAACTCGGCAGTGAGTGTCTGACTTCCGACAGGCTAGCCGGCCATCTCTCACCGGAGTGGGCGGCGAAGCTAGGTCTCCGGTCTGGCATTCCAATCCCGATAGGTGCGTTCGATGCACACTGGGACGCCTTGGGCGCTGGCTGCCGCGAAGGCGACGTGGTAAACGTCATCGGCACATCGACCTGTATCGTCGCCATCCAACAAAAGACAGCTCTTATCCCCGGTGTTTGCGGTGTTGTGCCTGGCAGTGTGCATCCGGCGTACTCAGCCGTCGAAGCTGGACTCTCAGCGACCGGTGACATCTTCGAAGCAATTGCGAAGCGCGCCTGCAAGAAGCTTTCTGAACTGGTAGAGGGTCTCGAAGGATATCGAGCAGGCCAAACCGGGCTGTTGCGCATGAGTTGGGACAACGGTGATCGCACCGTGTTGGTGAACCCGCACTTGGGTGGAGTCACCTTTGGTTGGAATCTTCTGCACACCACACAGGACGAACTGTACGCAGCCATTGAAGGGACAGCAATGCACACTCGCATCATCTTGGAGCGCATGGCCGAGCACGGTGTTCCGA
This window contains:
- a CDS encoding ribulokinase — protein: MAIVAGVDYGTLSVRVTLLDSIRGKLSTASAEYPLHRKREDPNYATQSHADHMNALVAAMRKAIGEAVIDGASVQALAIDTTGSSVICVDKNLQPLDDYYLWCDHRAKQEAHEITALAHSENLEAIAWCGGTYSHEWGFAKLLHWFRNNPEKRARFATALEHCDMVAATLCGIRDPRAIKRSVCAMGHKWLWSSKWGGLPPQSFLSKLDPLFDGIRDKLGSECLTSDRLAGHLSPEWAAKLGLRSGIPIPIGAFDAHWDALGAGCREGDVVNVIGTSTCIVAIQQKTALIPGVCGVVPGSVHPAYSAVEAGLSATGDIFEAIAKRACKKLSELVEGLEGYRAGQTGLLRMSWDNGDRTVLVNPHLGGVTFGWNLLHTTQDELYAAIEGTAMHTRIILERMAEHGVPIERVINAGGIPQRNEVLNQIYANVLNRPVLVPNGIPTSLGSGIMALMAAGAFASIEEAQDAMCLSYRTFTPDISAASVYNRLYSLYRKAYFALGTRQAEPASLGDILSELQAIAEAQSR
- a CDS encoding L-rhamnose mutarotase, whose translation is MKTYCLALDLKDDPALIAEYIWYHQPAVIWPEVVDNIKGQGILSEEIFLLGTRLVMVLRTTDNFSLEEKAAIDRVNAKMQAWEELMWKYQQPLSQAKPGEKWILMEKIFEV
- a CDS encoding sugar phosphate isomerase/epimerase family protein, with translation MRQQHFEAKNEAIREKFLALKKSSPERFKTRLNLSWSNWGFGRESLADSAKRLEKAGMSFIELHGNHYGPDLGYKVDETLEILGDHGLKVSGVCGMFFSDNDLSSNRAVSRQAAVDYLRRELPFTQAVGGSYLLVVPGAVGRPKPYDDVEQDRSVETLQLCAPWFTQFGVKAAIEPIRAAEVSFVHTIQDAKDYICEVNSPGVAHINGDVYHMQSEESHIGEALLAAGDMLLNLHFADSNRSALGEGSLDVATIIRTLYVIGHNQPGRYVTFEPLGPGGDPYPAMHGRPDQAELDALVFNSIRYFRDCEELVLSE